In Pirellula sp. SH-Sr6A, the DNA window TCGAAGAGTTCTACACCGATACCGAGGAAGTCGATTGGGATCGCTACAAGGAGATCGGAGTGGTGAAGAACGAATTGTTGGTCGATGCCGGGCTCCTTCGCGAATTCGAAACGACTCTGCAGCGGATGCGAGAAACCCACCGGTGGACGAAGGGGGAATTGTTGGAAGCGTTTTCAAAACTGCTACCCAACTTTGCCCACAAAGAGACCGGCAAGACACTTGATAACCGGATGTAAGTGAAAAGAGAGGCGAACGTGAAGCGTTTGATGGATTTGGTGATTTCCGGGACGGTACTCCTCCTGTTATCTCCAGTGCTAGTAGTGGTCATTCTCATTCTCAAACTGACGGGAGAACGTGAAGCCTTTTACTTTCAGGACCGAGTGGGTTTCATGGGGAAGATCATTCCCGTGACGAAGTTTGTCACGATGGTCAAGAACAGTCCCAATATCGGGACGCGGGACATCACGTTGCGCAATGACCCACGCGTCCTACCCGTTGGCAAGTTTCTTCGCAAGTCGAAGCTCAATGAAGTACCGCAGCTGTGGGACGTCTTCGTAGGCAAACTGTCATTGGTCGGATGGCGACCGCTGATGCCCAAGGGCTTTGCCGATTATCCGCAGTGGGTGCAAGAAAAAATCGTGCACGTGAAGCCGGGTTTGACGGGGATCGGCTCGCTCGTTTTTCGAGATGAAGAAGCGATCATCGCTCGGGCACAAAAAGATGGTCGGGATTTGCGGCAGTGCTACCGCGAGGACATCATGCCTTTCAAAGGGGAGCTTGAAAGTTGGTATGTGGACCATCCGGGGATCCTCACCGATTTCAAGATTCTCGTCGCGACCGCCATTGCAGTCCTTTTTCCACGCTGGCGAGGATTTTGGAATTGGTTCCCAGGCATCCCGAAGCCTCAGTCTCCGATCCTCCAAGATGTCCTTGGCGTTACACCGTAAACCAGCAGCCTCAAGTAGTAGCCTTTTTCAAAAAGGCGTCCCGTTTTAGCCTGTCTCAGGCAGGCATTCCCACCCCACTTCGCATCCCCAGTGATCTCTTTCAAGATATCATAGGGAGCAAGTATCGCGTTCGGAGAACGCGGGAACAGAAACGCGGGTCGGGGGACCGGCTACTACTGTGCGACGGCTTCGAGGACTGATGTTGAGTACTTGGTAGGTTACGAAAGACGAATGGGAATGATGGATAACGCTCCAACCACGACTCCAGCGGCAACGCCGCCGACGACATCGGGCACCACTTCGACCTCGAGTCCGGTCCGCATCGCCTCCCCGATCGACATCGTTTACGCGTTGATCTTGCTGAGTTTGGGGCCAATGGTCTGGCTCCAAGCCAACAGTTTGTGGAATCGCCCGCACCTGCAGTTCTTCCCGCTCGCTTGGTTGGCATTTGGATATTTTCTCTTCGATCGCAGCAAGGGCGTGCTGGGAATCGCCAATTCGCAGCGTCAAGTTGCTGCGATCGGAGTCATGCTCGTCAGCTTGGTGGCCGCTGTCGAGGCGGTGTTGATTTCTTCGCCGTGGCTCTCGTATGTCGCTGGCGTTTTGGTCATCGTCTCCTGGATGTTGCTTCGCGTAACCAGATTGGGATGGCATCAGGTGCTCGGAATCTCCAGTTTGCTCTGGATCACCGTCCCCTTGCCCGCGGGTTACGACAACAAGCTCATTCAGTATCTGCAAGCGCAATCGAGCTACACAGCGAGCATGGTGCTCGACGCGATTGGGATCCTCCATGTCCGCGAAGGAAACATTCTTCAGTTGATGGAGAAGAGATTGTTTGTCGATGAGGCTTGCAGCGGCGTTGACAGTCTTTATGCGTTGATGGCCATTTCACTGACGCTGGTTCTTTGGATGCGTCAACCACTTTCGGTCGCTATTGGAGCATTGTGCATGGTCCCCGTGTGGGCCTCGTGCAGCAACATCCTCCGATTGGTAACCATCGTTTTATCCCTTGAGTGGTTGGGGCTCGATTTGTCATCGGGTACTCCCCATACGATTTTGGGTTTGGTCGTCTTCGTCATTGCGTTCGCTTGCGACTTTGCGTTCATTCAGTTCTTAGGCGCTGTCGTGGAGCTTCCCCATCAAACCAAAAAAGCCAACTTGTTGAAAGATCGCCCGGGCCGTTCGTTTGGATTCACACGTTCCGAACGCCACTTGCAGCGTGGTCCTGAATTGGCTTTACCCGTGGCATCGTCCAATTCCTCCACCGCGCTGCGATGGGCATGGATTCTTTCCGGAGCCTTAGCTCTTTGCTTTCTAGGTGTTGGCGCTTATTCGACTCGCGTTTTGTCGGGGGGCACTATTTTTCGATTCCCTGAGTTCACCGAAGCGTCCCTGGCGAAGCTGAAAGAGTCGTTGCAGTTACCAAACGACTTGAATGATTGGAAGCTTTTCCGAACCGAGTTGGTGGAGCGAAGCAAAGAGAACTCAATGGGACAGTTCTCGCATGTGTGGCTTTACAACTCCACCAGTACGACGGGAACCCTCTCCGTCGATTTCCCATTTCGCGGCTTCCACTTGCTCGACATTTGCTACGAAGGTGCCGGGTGGCGTCAGCAAGAAACGCAGCCTGTCATCGAAAGCCCCTTGAACGATCCTCAGTTTGCCAGCAAGGGAGATTGTCAGGTTCACTTTTTGGATTTGATCAAGGACACCGGGGAGTACGCCTATGTCGCGTATGTGCAGTTCCAGTTGGACGGCACACCGGTCAAGAGTGCTGCGGTATCGCGTGGCTTCGAGCGATTTGAACAGACATTCTTAGAACCGGTCACTTACCAGATCCAGTCGATCGCATTGTCCAACCAACCGATTCCCGCCAGCGCGCGCGAAGCCACGCTGAAGAACCTTTTGGCTGCTGCGACCAAGGTACGTCCCACATTCGTCGGAATTGAAACCAAAGACTGAGAAGCCCCCTTTCAAGCCGTCGTCCTCGGCTGCTCGACGCTTGGTGCGGGGGAGATTTTTGGCCAAAGGCCATATACACCTTAGCCTAGGGCAACGCCCTAGGTACACGTCCCCGCCCTGGTCCTTTTGGCTGAAAGCCATGCACAACGGTGTTTCTGGCGGAAGGACAAACGGACCGAGGACATGAAGCAATTCAGGGATCGAACGTACAGGGGATTTGAATTCGATTCCCTGCGCAATGGAACGCAACGGATTTGTGTATGGCTTTCCGCCAATTGGATCGTTGTGGGTTGCCAACCTAGGGCGTTGCCCTAGGCTACGTTGGGCATGCCCTTCAGGCAAAAGAATCCGTCGAGACGACGGCTCTACATTAGAAAACCATTGAGACGACGGCTCACCATTGGGAAAGGTCGAGAGAGACTATTCGGCACGAAAAACGGACGAGAAAGACCGTTCGAAGACAAAGAAAAACGGTTGATGCAACCGTTTCCACATGGGTTCGGAAGAAAGCTCTACTCTCCACTCACTCCCATCTACTTACTCTTGAGCAACGCTCAAGTGGACGATATTGGACTCGAACCAACGACCCCCACGATGTCAACGTGGTGCTCTAACCAACTGAGCTAACCGTCCATTTGTCCCCGCATTCTCTAAATTGGCCGCCAGATGTCAAGAGCATGCTGCGCATAGATGCGAGATGTGAGGCGCGAGCGGCGAGGAAGAAACTGTCCCTGAAACGGTGATACCCCACTATCCTACCCATATTTCGCCATGCTCCATGCCCCATGCCCCATGCTCCATGCCCCACGCCCCTCGCCCCTCGCCCCTCGCCCCTCGCCCCTCTCCACTCGCCACTCGCCACTCGCCACTCGCCACTCGCCACTCGCCACTCGCTACTCGCTACTCGCTACTCTTGACTTGAACGAGCGGGTATGCTCTTCTGATTCGCTCCCTCGCTGAATCTTTCCAGCGCAGGTAGCGTCCCCATTTTTTTTACGAAACCGACGACGCCTAAGGTCTCTTCAGTTCCCGCATTCACGGATTCCCATGTCATCTGCCTGTTCGCTGTTGCCTGACCACCAACGTGTCGTCATCACAGGACTGGGAGTGGTTTCTCCGCTCGGCCGCGACTTGGAGTCCTTCTGGAAAAACATTTCCGCCGGTGCTTGCGGGATCTCCCAACTGGACTGCCTTCCCCAAGACAGCCAAACCGCTAGCTTTGGCGGGCAAGCCAAATGCTTCACCGGCGACATCGGAGATTTCGGCCCCCTCGACAAGGCTTTGCAGAGAGCGATCAAAAAGAATCAAAAGGTGATGTGCCGGGAGATCGAACTCGGCGTCGCCGCTTGCCAGCTGGCTCTCCATCATAGCGGTCTGTCCGATCCCTCGCTTCGACAGCCGGACCGGACAGGTATCGTCTTCGGAAGTGACTACATTCTCACCCGGCCGGAAGAGTTTGCCGACGGCGTGAAGGCTTGCATGGACGACCACAACCAATTTCCAATGCCTCTCTGGCCGGGGACGGGACGTCCTCAAGTCAATCCGCTCTGGCTTTTGAAATATCTCCCCAACATGCCCGCTAGCCACGTGGCGATCTACAACGATCTCCGCGGCCCTAGCAACTCGGTCACCATTCGAGAGGCGAGCAGCGCGGCTTCGATCACAGAAGCGGTCGCGACCATCCGCCGAGGCTCGGCTGATGTCATGCTGGCCGGCGCGACCGGTTCCCGCCTGGAACCCCTACGTGCCCTCCATTTCGCCACCTCCGAAAAACTTGCCGATGAAGCCGATCCGACGAAGATGTCACGGCCTTTCGGCAAAGAGCGGAGCGGCGGGATCCTCGGCGAAGGAGCCGGGGCTTTGGTTCTCGAATCGCTGGCACATGCCAAGGCCCGTGGCGCGAAGATTTGGGGAGAAATTATGGGTGGTGCTGGTTCTGCAGTCTGTGCGGAATTGCACGAAGCCGAAATCGATAGCATCCGCATCGCGACCTCCAATGTTTTGCGAAGCTTGATGCGCAAGGCAGAAGCCGCGGGTGCAAACCTTGCCCCCGAAGCGTGGCATATCCATGCGTGCGGCAAGAGCGAGCCGGACCACGACCGATCCGAGGCGCTCGGGATCGTGGACTGTGTTGGCGAATCGGGGCCGGTGGTCACCGCTGCCAAGAGCTACTTCGGTAATCTGGGAGCCGGAAGCGCGGCGGTGGAAATCGTCGCCAGCTGCTTGGCTTTGGAACATCGCGAGCTGTTCGGACTGGTCGCCCCCCAAAATATCGACGAAGCCTGCGCTATCCGCCCCGCAACGGCCGGAGTCGCACCTGGAGATTGGTTCGTTAGCCTTTCCTACTCGAGCCAAGGCCAAGCGGCGGGTGTTTGCGTCCGACGTTTCGTTTCGGCTTGACAGCCTTTCCGGGAGCAAGTACCCTTTTCGCTCCCAAAAATTCTTAAAAGCCCTTTGTTTTTGCTGATTTTTGCTGAGTTTCCAACATGGCAGTACCTAAGAGACGACATTCGAACGCACGATCTGGCAAGCGACGAGCGCATCACCAAAAGAAGCCCCGTCAAATCCAGTTTTGCCCCAAGTGCAGCAGCCCTACCCCTACGCACCATGTATGCCCCAAGTGCGGCTACTACATGGGCCGTGTTGTCGTTCAAGCGAGCGAATAGTACAACGGGCGAGAGTCTAGCAGCCCCAGGCTAAGCGGTAGCAGGTTCAGCAGTTGTAGGTCAAGTATCCGCAGTCGACTGCATCCCTCCGTGTTGGGGCTACCTGCAAATACGGCTTGGTTCGTAGTGGCCGGTCGCCGACCGGCGTTCCCCCGCTCGCATGCTATCGGCGAATCGACTGGTTCATTACGGTTGAATTGTCGGGCTGCGCCTGCGGAGACCCGTTCTGAGAACGGTTGGAACAGAAACGCCGTTTAAAAAACGGCTTATGCTGTAGCGGCCGCCTGGATTGATTGCTTAGGTCCGCTGCGTCTTTCTTCTCCGCAGAAACGGTCGAGGACGACCGTTCGACACTGTCGATCTGTTGTCCTCAACAGATCTGCGTCGCCTAACGCATCGCGGAAAATAAGTATCTCTCCCAGACAGCGTGCGGGACTTCCCACGACTGCGTGAGGGAGAGGTGGACTGGTCGATAGTATGGTGGTACTCGGTGCTGGAACGGTCGAGGACGAGCCATTCGACATTGTCGATCTGTTGTCCTCAACAGATCTGGATCGCCTAACGCATCGCGCAAGATAAGTATCTCTCCCAGACCGCGTACGGGAGAGGTGGCTTAGCCGATAGTAGGATGGTACTCGGCGCAGGAACGGTCGAGGACGATCGTTCGACACTGTCGATCTGTTGTCCTCAACAGATCTGCATCGCCTAACGCATCACGCAAGACAAGTATCTCTCCAAGACCGCTTACGGGAGAGGTGGCTTAGCCGATAGTAAGGTGGTACTCGGTGCTGGAACGGTCGAGGACGAGCCGTTCGACAATGTCGATCTGTTGTCCTCAACAGATCTGCGTCGCCTAACGCATCACGCAAGATAAGTATCTCTCCAAGACTGCCTGCGGGAGAGGTGGCCTAGCCGATAGTAGGATGGTACTCGGCGCAGGAACGGTCGAGGACGAGCCGTTCGACGGTGTCGATCTGTTGTCCTCAACAGATCTGGATCGCCTAACGCATAACGCAAGATAAGTATCTCTCCCAGACCGCGTACGGGAGAGGTGGCTTAGCCGATAGTAGGATGGTACTCGGCGCAGGAACGGTCGAGGACGATCGTTCGACACTGTCGATCTGTTGTCCTCAACAGATCTGCGTCGCCTAACGCATCACGCAAGATAAGTATCTCTCCAAGACTGCCTGCGGGAGAGGTGGCTTAGCCGATAGTAAGAGGGTACTCGGTGCAGGAACGGTCGAGGACGAGCCGTTCGACATTGTCGATCTGTTGTCCTCAACAGATCTGGAGCGCCTGACGCATAACGCCAGTTAGGAAGCTCTCCCAAGACAGCGTACGGGAGAGGTGGCTTAGCCGATAGTATGGTGGTATTCGGCGCAGGAACGGTCGAGGACGAGCCGTTCGACAATGTCGATCTGTTGTCCTCAACAGATCTGGAGCGCCTAACGCATAACGCCAGTTAGGAAGCTCTCCTAAGACAGCGTACGGGAGAGGTGGCTTGGTCGATAGTATGGTGGTATTCGGCGCAGGAACGGTCGAGGACGAGCCGTTCGACAATGTCGATCTGTTGTCCCCAACAGATCTGGATCGCCTAACGCATCACGCAAGTTAGGAAGCTCTCCCAAGACAGCGTACGGGAGAGGAGGCTTAGCCGATAGTAAGAGGGTACTCGGTGCAGGAACGGTCGAGGACGAGCCGTTCGACAATGTCGATCTGTTGTCCCCAACAGAT includes these proteins:
- a CDS encoding sugar transferase, with the translated sequence MKRLMDLVISGTVLLLLSPVLVVVILILKLTGEREAFYFQDRVGFMGKIIPVTKFVTMVKNSPNIGTRDITLRNDPRVLPVGKFLRKSKLNEVPQLWDVFVGKLSLVGWRPLMPKGFADYPQWVQEKIVHVKPGLTGIGSLVFRDEEAIIARAQKDGRDLRQCYREDIMPFKGELESWYVDHPGILTDFKILVATAIAVLFPRWRGFWNWFPGIPKPQSPILQDVLGVTP
- the xrtU gene encoding exosortase U, whose translation is MMDNAPTTTPAATPPTTSGTTSTSSPVRIASPIDIVYALILLSLGPMVWLQANSLWNRPHLQFFPLAWLAFGYFLFDRSKGVLGIANSQRQVAAIGVMLVSLVAAVEAVLISSPWLSYVAGVLVIVSWMLLRVTRLGWHQVLGISSLLWITVPLPAGYDNKLIQYLQAQSSYTASMVLDAIGILHVREGNILQLMEKRLFVDEACSGVDSLYALMAISLTLVLWMRQPLSVAIGALCMVPVWASCSNILRLVTIVLSLEWLGLDLSSGTPHTILGLVVFVIAFACDFAFIQFLGAVVELPHQTKKANLLKDRPGRSFGFTRSERHLQRGPELALPVASSNSSTALRWAWILSGALALCFLGVGAYSTRVLSGGTIFRFPEFTEASLAKLKESLQLPNDLNDWKLFRTELVERSKENSMGQFSHVWLYNSTSTTGTLSVDFPFRGFHLLDICYEGAGWRQQETQPVIESPLNDPQFASKGDCQVHFLDLIKDTGEYAYVAYVQFQLDGTPVKSAAVSRGFERFEQTFLEPVTYQIQSIALSNQPIPASAREATLKNLLAAATKVRPTFVGIETKD
- a CDS encoding beta-ketoacyl-[acyl-carrier-protein] synthase family protein, with amino-acid sequence MSSACSLLPDHQRVVITGLGVVSPLGRDLESFWKNISAGACGISQLDCLPQDSQTASFGGQAKCFTGDIGDFGPLDKALQRAIKKNQKVMCREIELGVAACQLALHHSGLSDPSLRQPDRTGIVFGSDYILTRPEEFADGVKACMDDHNQFPMPLWPGTGRPQVNPLWLLKYLPNMPASHVAIYNDLRGPSNSVTIREASSAASITEAVATIRRGSADVMLAGATGSRLEPLRALHFATSEKLADEADPTKMSRPFGKERSGGILGEGAGALVLESLAHAKARGAKIWGEIMGGAGSAVCAELHEAEIDSIRIATSNVLRSLMRKAEAAGANLAPEAWHIHACGKSEPDHDRSEALGIVDCVGESGPVVTAAKSYFGNLGAGSAAVEIVASCLALEHRELFGLVAPQNIDEACAIRPATAGVAPGDWFVSLSYSSQGQAAGVCVRRFVSA
- the rpmF gene encoding 50S ribosomal protein L32, giving the protein MAVPKRRHSNARSGKRRAHHQKKPRQIQFCPKCSSPTPTHHVCPKCGYYMGRVVVQASE